The proteins below come from a single Aquarana catesbeiana isolate 2022-GZ linkage group LG12, ASM4218655v1, whole genome shotgun sequence genomic window:
- the LOC141114041 gene encoding uncharacterized protein encodes MCGRGYSWGYDEPEWDSEYDSTWEDDEDHKPLKQSNPKKKKFGQHSRGNRAAQDLQRYRHGYPDPMPNLKFYRNEIPFEPYGVHIDDLHNYWKSNYYELESNHSYIQWLFPLREPGMNNRAKPLTEKEMEEMKKDKAVMQRLLESYKLMLEFYGIELVDSETGKVARAYNWRERFSNLNTNTHNNLRITRILKCLGELGYERYQVPLVKFFLEETLCHGNLKNVKTSALNYFMFTVKNKSERRELVLFAWEHYEPKEKFTWGPMETLRKLKPPAPVEKPDNESESMDVEYKDKSFQKNGRDPVSSNRKENKKSKKLPSEHGSLGKKSKSKGCKKSRDYKESTDLPSVSDSGNEKVNKVSPIESRSEDDKENEEKPTESESREDSENEGSQVESESEDKRKDGPLLNSSLNADIEKGSPTEFGSEDKANGKQPMQSGAANDTDNKGSPMESESVDSKEEEEAPIDSMSGNDKENIKTATVSDSGNVKVNKESPVESRSVGDKENEETPTESESREDNENGGSQVETESEDKRKDGLSMNSSINDDIEKKGSSTEFGSEDKENVEQPMQSGAANDKDNKGPPMESESVDSKEKEGAPVDSMSGNDKENIKTPTVSDSGNVKVNKESPVESRSVGDKENEETQTESREDNKIGGSQVESDLEDKRKDGPPMRSGLNDEIEKRGSPTEFGSEDKVNGKQPMQSGAANDKDNKGSPMESESVDSKEKEGAPIDSMSGNDKENIKPPTDSGSKDDQENGAQSMQSGAVDDKSNTLPPTFESEDDKENKETPRGSGSEEENREQPMLSMSADDKNNRGPSKECESGNVIGVDRENQGLLTGSV; translated from the exons GATCCAATGCCCAACCTGAAGTTCTACCGAAACGAGATACCCTTTGAACCTTATG GAGTACATATAGATGACTTGCACAACTACTGGAAGTCTAATTACTATGAACTAGAATCAAATCATAGCTACATTCAATG gCTTTTTCCACTGCGGGAACCTGGTATGAACAATAGAGCCAAGCCACTTACAGAAAAAGAGATGGAG GAAATGAAGAAAGATAAAGCCGTAATGCAGAGGCTCCTGGAGTCCTATAAgctcatgctggaattttatggcaTTGAACTAGTAGACTCTGAGACTGGAAAAGTGGCCCGGGCATATAACTGGAGAGAAAGATTTTCTAACCTTAATAC TAACACACACAACAACCTCCGGATCACACGTATTCTTAAGTGTTTGGGGGAACTAGGTTATGAACGCTACCAAGTCCCCCTGGTCAAGTTCTTTCTGGAGGAGACCTTGTGTCATGGTAACTTAAAGAATGTAAAAACAAGTGCTCTGAACTATTTCATGTTCACTGTGAAGAACAAGAGTGAGCGCAGGGAGCTGGTGCTCTTTGCCTGGGAGCACTACGAACCAAAAGAGAAGTTTACCTGGGGACCCATGGAGACACTCCGAAAACTCAAACCTCCAGCACCTGTGGAGAAACCTGACAATGAGTCAGAATCTATGGACGTAGAGTATAAAGATAAAAGTTTCCAAAAGAATG GCCGTGACCCCGTCTCTAGCAATCGGAAAGAAAACAAAAAGTCTAAGAAGCTCCCATCAGAGCATGGCTCCTTAGGGAAGAAAAGTAAATCTAAAGGGTGTAAAAAATCAAGAGATTACAAGGAGAGTACAGATTTACCGTCAGTGTCTGACTCAGGAAATGAGAAAGTAAACAAGGTATCACCAATAGAGTCTAGGTCAGAAGACGACAAGGAAAATGAAGAGAAACCAACTGAGTCTGAGTCAAGAGAAGACAGTGAAAATGAAGGTTCTCAAGTGGAGTCTGAGTCAGAAGATAAGAGGAAAGACGGGCCATTATTAAATTCTAGCTTAAATGCTGATATAGAAAAAGGTTCACCGACAGAGTTTGGGTCAGAAGACAAGGCGAATGGAAAACAACCAATGCAGTCTGGGGCAGCAAATGATACGGATAATAAAGGGTCACCAATGGAAAGTGAGTCAGTAGATAGCAAGGAGGAAGAAGAAGCACCAATTGACTCTATGTCAGGCAATGACAAGGAGAATATAAAGACAGCAACAGTGTCTGACTCGGGAAATGTGAAGGTAAACAAAGAATCACCAGTAGAGTCAAGATCAGTAGGTGACAAGGAAAATGAAGAGACACCAACTGAGTCTGAGTCAAGAGAAGACAACGAAAATGGAGGTTCTCAAGTGGAGACTGAGTCAGAAGATAAGAGGAAAGATGGGCTATCAATGAATTCTAGCATAAATGATGATATAGAAAAGAAAGGTTCATCGACAGAGTTTGGGTCAGAAGACAAGGAGAATGTAGAGCAACCAATGCAGTCTGGGGCAGCAAATGATAAGGATAATAAAGGGCCACCAATGGAAAGTGAGTCAGTAGATAGTAAGGAGAAAGAAGGAGCACCAGTTGACTCTATGTCAGGAAATGACAAGGAGAATATAAAGACACCAACAGTGTCTGACTCAGGAAATGTGAAGGTAAACAAAGAATCGCCAGTAGAGTCTAGATCAGTAGGTGACAAGGAAAATGAAGAGACACAAACTGAGTCAAGAGAAGACAATAAAATTGGAGGTTCTCAAGTGGAGTCTGATTTAGAAGATAAGAGGAAAGACGGGCCACCAATGAGGTCTGGGTTAAATGATGAAATAGAGAAGAGAGGTTCACCAACAGAGTTTGGGTCAGAAGACAAGGTGAATGGAAAGCAACCAATGCAGTCTGGAGCAGCAAATGATAAGGATAATAAAGGGTCACCAATGGAAAGTGAGTCAGTAGACAGCAAGGAGAAAGAAGGAGCACCAATTGACTCTATGTCAGGCAATGACAAGGAGAATATAAAGCCACCAACAGATTCGGGGTCAAAAGACGACCAGGAGAATGGAGCTCAATCAATGCAGTCTGGGGCAGTGGATGACAAAAGTAATACATTGCCACCAACATTTGAGTCAGAAGATGACAAGGAGAATAAAGAGACACCAAGAGGTTCTGGATCTGAAGAAGAAAATAGAGAGCAACCAATGCTGTCTATGTCGGCAGATGACAAGAATAATAGAGGGCCATCAAAGGAATGTGAGTCAGGAAATGTTATAGGAGTCGACAGGGAGAATCAAGGCCTACTAACGGGGTCTGTGTAA